The proteins below come from a single Rhodospirillaceae bacterium genomic window:
- a CDS encoding GNAT family N-acetyltransferase — MTDVSQDFRNIDFDSMTVRIVPSIHDIDAAQWDACARVPDCNPFVRHAFYSALEDSGSVTADTGWQSQHVAVETPDGTLLACAAMYLKDHSYGEYVFDWGWANAYERAGGHYYPKLQCAVPFTPVTGPRLMTRPGLEAQTIVALKRTLLAGMIEVADRLNVSSLHITFPGEDDFALMAEAGLLERYGQQFHWKNENYADFDGFLNALSSRKRKNIRKEREKANASGVDIYAVSGDGITTRHWDAFYRFYRLTSDRKWGQAYMTRSFFNLLSERMGDQVVLIMGEEGGDIVCGALNLLGGDTLYGRNWGTIVNYPMLHFEVCYYRAIDYAIDHGLAWVEAGAQGPHKLQRGYLPRKTYSAHWIADDGFRQAVAQFLKQERPAVEDDVDTLTEMGPFKRTGRIS; from the coding sequence ATGACTGACGTTTCACAAGACTTCCGCAACATCGATTTTGACTCGATGACCGTTCGCATCGTGCCATCGATACACGACATTGATGCTGCGCAATGGGATGCGTGCGCCCGGGTCCCCGACTGTAACCCTTTCGTGCGCCATGCGTTCTATAGTGCGCTTGAAGATTCCGGGTCTGTTACGGCAGACACGGGCTGGCAATCCCAGCATGTCGCCGTGGAGACTCCTGACGGAACTCTCTTGGCCTGTGCCGCCATGTATTTAAAAGATCACTCTTATGGTGAGTATGTGTTTGACTGGGGTTGGGCCAACGCCTACGAGCGTGCTGGAGGGCATTATTACCCCAAGCTTCAATGTGCCGTGCCCTTTACGCCCGTGACCGGGCCTCGCCTGATGACTCGCCCCGGTCTTGAGGCACAGACCATCGTTGCACTGAAACGCACCCTGCTGGCCGGAATGATTGAGGTGGCCGACCGGCTGAATGTGTCCTCGCTGCACATCACGTTTCCGGGCGAAGACGACTTCGCCCTGATGGCCGAGGCCGGCTTGCTGGAGCGGTATGGCCAGCAGTTTCACTGGAAGAATGAGAACTACGCCGATTTTGACGGCTTCCTGAACGCTTTGTCTTCGCGCAAACGCAAGAACATCCGCAAAGAGCGCGAAAAGGCCAACGCCAGCGGGGTAGATATTTACGCTGTCAGCGGCGACGGCATCACCACCCGTCACTGGGATGCGTTCTATCGCTTTTATCGCCTGACCTCAGACCGTAAATGGGGTCAAGCCTACATGACCCGATCATTTTTCAACCTCTTATCGGAGCGCATGGGAGATCAGGTTGTTTTGATTATGGGTGAAGAAGGCGGAGACATCGTCTGCGGCGCCTTAAACTTACTGGGCGGTGATACCTTGTATGGTCGCAATTGGGGGACGATCGTTAATTATCCCATGTTGCACTTCGAGGTCTGTTATTACCGCGCCATCGACTACGCCATCGACCACGGCTTGGCCTGGGTCGAAGCCGGGGCGCAGGGGCCGCACAAACTGCAGCGGGGTTATTTGCCACGCAAGACCTACTCGGCCCATTGGATTGCAGATGACGGCTTTCGCCAAGCGGTGGCGCAGTTCCTTAAACAAGAACGGCCCGCCGTTGAAGACGATGTCGATACGCTGACAGAAATGGGACCGTTTAAGCGCACCGGTCGGATATCTTAA
- a CDS encoding RidA family protein, which yields MSSGIEARLTELGLSLPEASAPVANYVPFAVSGFLVFISGQLPMKDGKLLFYGKVGDDVSVGEAVICARQSALNIIAQLKSACDGDLDRVKRIIKLGGFVAGGPDFTEHPKVINGASDLMVDVFGDAGRHARAAVGCPSLPLDAPVEVEAVVEIS from the coding sequence ATGAGCAGTGGTATTGAAGCCCGCTTGACTGAGCTTGGGTTATCTCTGCCTGAGGCTTCAGCACCGGTTGCAAACTATGTTCCCTTCGCGGTTTCTGGCTTTCTGGTCTTCATTTCAGGCCAGTTGCCGATGAAAGATGGAAAACTGCTGTTTTACGGAAAAGTCGGGGATGATGTTTCGGTCGGAGAAGCTGTGATCTGCGCCCGGCAAAGCGCCTTAAATATCATCGCTCAACTGAAGTCCGCCTGTGACGGCGACTTAGACCGGGTCAAACGTATTATTAAACTCGGTGGATTTGTCGCCGGCGGCCCAGACTTCACAGAGCACCCCAAGGTGATCAACGGCGCATCAGATTTGATGGTAGATGTCTTTGGCGATGCGGGCCGCCATGCCCGCGCGGCTGTTGGCTGCCCCTCCCTGCCCCTTGATGCGCCGGTCGAAGTCGAGGCCGTGGTTGAAATTAGTTAA
- the serA gene encoding phosphoglycerate dehydrogenase — MNKLSLPKDRIKVLLLENVHENAVALFQRHGYEYIEQHKGALDEEDLIEKIADAHMVGIRSRTQITERVLKAAEKLMAIGCFCIGTNQVDTTAAKMRGIPVFNAPYSNTRSVAELVLAEAIMLLRGIPEKSALAHEGGWLKSAEGSYELRGKILGIVGYGHIGTQLSVMAEALGMRVVFYDIVEKLALGNATAVRDLTELLEQSDVVSLHVPATELTAGMIHEQCLMSMKKGAHLINASRGNVVDIDALTKYLKNGHLAGAAIDVFPKEPATPDEEFMSPLRGLKNVILTPHIGGSTLEAQANIGTEVADKLVKYSDNGSTLGAVNFVEVALPPQKDAVRFMHIHRDVPGVLSKINNVFSSRNINIAGQYLRTDGQIGYVVTDVLGDVAVGMGIRQDVEAIEGTVRSRFLY, encoded by the coding sequence ATGAATAAGCTTTCTCTCCCGAAAGACAGAATAAAAGTTCTTCTTCTTGAGAATGTCCATGAGAACGCAGTGGCTCTTTTCCAGCGCCATGGCTACGAGTACATTGAGCAGCATAAGGGGGCTTTGGATGAAGAGGACCTGATTGAGAAAATAGCTGATGCCCATATGGTCGGCATTCGGTCTCGCACGCAGATTACGGAACGGGTGCTAAAGGCCGCAGAGAAGCTCATGGCCATTGGTTGCTTTTGTATTGGCACCAATCAGGTGGACACCACTGCGGCTAAGATGCGCGGTATTCCTGTTTTTAACGCCCCTTATTCTAACACCCGGTCTGTTGCCGAACTGGTGCTGGCCGAAGCCATTATGTTGTTGCGCGGTATTCCTGAAAAATCTGCGTTGGCCCATGAAGGGGGGTGGCTTAAGTCGGCTGAAGGGTCTTACGAATTACGTGGCAAAATTCTAGGCATTGTTGGCTATGGCCATATCGGAACACAATTGTCCGTGATGGCCGAGGCGCTTGGCATGCGGGTGGTGTTCTATGACATCGTTGAGAAACTGGCACTCGGCAATGCCACAGCGGTGAGGGACTTGACTGAGCTACTGGAGCAGTCTGATGTGGTATCGCTGCATGTACCCGCCACAGAATTAACGGCAGGTATGATTCATGAACAGTGCTTGATGTCGATGAAGAAAGGCGCACATTTAATTAACGCCTCGCGCGGGAACGTGGTCGATATTGATGCCCTGACGAAATATTTGAAAAATGGTCACCTTGCCGGTGCCGCCATCGACGTTTTTCCCAAAGAACCCGCCACACCAGATGAAGAGTTCATGAGCCCCCTGCGGGGTCTTAAGAATGTCATTCTGACGCCTCATATCGGGGGAAGTACGCTCGAGGCCCAAGCCAACATCGGCACAGAGGTGGCCGATAAGCTGGTAAAGTATTCTGACAACGGCTCAACGCTCGGCGCGGTGAACTTTGTTGAAGTCGCGCTGCCGCCCCAAAAGGATGCCGTGCGTTTCATGCATATTCACCGCGATGTGCCCGGTGTTCTGTCAAAAATCAACAACGTCTTTTCCAGCCGGAATATCAATATCGCTGGGCAGTATCTCAGAACCGATGGTCAAATCGGCTATGTGGTCACGGATGTGCTTGGCGACGTCGCTGTGGGTATGGGCATACGCCAGGATGTCGAGGCCATTGAAGGCACCGTGCGCAGCAGGTTTTTATACTAG
- a CDS encoding vitamin B12-dependent ribonucleotide reductase, which produces MRITRRFTTAGTSPYKNIPFRTIKSEIKNPDGSVVFSQDAIMVPEEWSQVACDVLAQKYFRKAGIPARLKSVEEADVPKFLWRQEADEKALTRLKTTHRYGGETDARQVFDRLAGTWAYWGWKGGYFDSDADAEAYFDEMRYMLCKQMSAPNSPQWFNTGLHWAYGIDGPAQGHFYVDFETGRLTKSTGAYEHPQPHACFIQSVGDNLVNDGGIMDLWTREARLFKYGSGTGTNFSAVRGAGEKLSGGGQSSGLMSFLKIGDRAAGAIKSGGTTRRAAKMVIVDVDHPDIESFITWKVKEEQKVAALVTGSKQCQFHLNAILQACRNWDGVDGESRFDVAKNDALKKTVRAARKAMLPDNALQRAIQFARQGYAEIEFETYDTDWDSEAYLTVSGQNSNNSVRVTNAFLEAAQSGKPWNLTNRSDGSIAKTVDAAELWDRIAEAAWQCADPGLQFDTTVNEWHTCPNSGRINGSNPCSEYMFLDDTACNLASLNLLTFRQNGNGFDVDGFAHATRLWTISLEISVLMAQFPSKEIAKRSYQFRTLGLGYANIGGLLMANGIAYDSNEGRALCGAITALMTGVSYATSAEMAEELGAFPGYETNKADMLRVIRNHRRAAYGHQDGYEGLSIRPVPLNGADCPNADITSAAKKAWDSALETGNEHGFRNAQVSVIAPTGTIGLVMDCDTTGIEPDFALVKFKKLAGGGYFKIMNRIVPLSLQTLGYTDTQIQEIQAYAVGHASLEDAPGVNHKSLMDRGFDGDALAAVEDALANAFDIKFVFNKYTLGEEFCTERLGLDAEDLNRLDFNMLLALGFKTEEIEAANIYACGAMTLEGAPGLKDEHLPVFDCANPCGRTGTRFLSAASHIGMMAAAQPFISGAISKTINMPNTASIDDCRNAYIQSWQLGLKANALYRDGSKLSQPLASAVFDEVGDDEDDTASRIEDVAAQSAPARAEIIAERIVERVVARERLKLPDRRKGYTQKALVGGHKVYLRTGEYDDGNIGEIFIDMHKEGAAFRSLMNNFAIAISIGLQYGVPLEEYVDAFTFTRFEPAGMVEGNSSIKMATSILDYIFRELAVSYLGRYELGHVEHADIKPDAMGEGEAAEKLLEMAERTVSQGYIRSSNLYFLNPGDQRKDKVESVTTTETIMTLDTAVGASSHMGTGSSGQTDARESRASVMAGPPPSSANSDKMAAVTKAKMQGYEGDACGECGNFTLVRNGTCMKCNTCGATNGCS; this is translated from the coding sequence ATGCGGATTACACGCAGGTTTACAACGGCTGGCACCTCACCCTACAAGAACATCCCGTTTCGAACGATCAAGAGCGAGATCAAAAACCCTGACGGATCTGTGGTTTTTTCCCAGGACGCCATTATGGTCCCTGAGGAATGGTCTCAGGTGGCCTGCGATGTCCTGGCTCAAAAATACTTCCGCAAGGCCGGTATTCCGGCGCGCCTTAAATCCGTCGAAGAAGCCGACGTTCCCAAATTCCTCTGGCGCCAAGAAGCAGATGAAAAGGCCCTCACCCGTTTAAAAACCACACATCGATACGGTGGAGAAACAGATGCCCGCCAGGTCTTCGACCGCCTTGCTGGCACTTGGGCCTATTGGGGTTGGAAAGGTGGTTATTTCGACAGCGACGCAGACGCCGAAGCTTATTTCGATGAAATGCGCTACATGCTATGCAAACAGATGTCAGCGCCGAATTCACCACAGTGGTTTAACACCGGCCTGCATTGGGCCTACGGCATCGACGGTCCGGCACAGGGCCACTTTTATGTCGACTTTGAAACGGGCCGCTTGACCAAGTCGACTGGTGCCTACGAACACCCACAACCCCATGCCTGCTTCATCCAGTCCGTTGGCGACAATCTGGTCAATGACGGTGGAATTATGGACCTGTGGACGCGAGAGGCCCGCCTGTTCAAATATGGCTCCGGGACTGGAACAAACTTCTCGGCCGTTCGCGGTGCAGGAGAAAAACTCTCGGGCGGCGGACAATCATCAGGATTGATGAGTTTCCTTAAGATCGGAGATCGTGCCGCAGGCGCTATCAAATCAGGTGGCACAACCCGCCGCGCTGCAAAAATGGTGATCGTAGATGTTGATCACCCCGATATTGAATCTTTCATTACCTGGAAGGTCAAAGAAGAACAAAAGGTTGCTGCTTTGGTCACGGGATCAAAGCAATGCCAGTTTCATCTCAATGCCATCCTCCAAGCCTGTCGCAACTGGGATGGGGTCGATGGCGAGAGCCGCTTTGATGTCGCCAAAAACGACGCCCTCAAAAAAACTGTCAGAGCAGCCCGCAAAGCCATGTTGCCGGACAATGCGCTACAGCGCGCCATCCAGTTTGCCCGGCAAGGGTACGCGGAGATCGAATTCGAGACCTATGACACGGACTGGGACTCTGAAGCCTACCTCACGGTTTCCGGACAAAATTCAAACAACAGCGTTCGGGTTACCAATGCTTTCTTAGAAGCGGCGCAGAGCGGCAAACCCTGGAACCTCACAAACAGAAGTGACGGCAGCATCGCAAAGACTGTTGACGCCGCAGAATTATGGGACCGCATCGCTGAAGCCGCCTGGCAGTGTGCTGATCCGGGTTTACAATTCGATACAACAGTTAACGAGTGGCACACATGCCCCAACTCAGGACGGATTAATGGCTCAAACCCCTGTTCCGAGTACATGTTCCTCGATGATACCGCCTGCAACCTTGCTTCCCTGAACCTGCTGACATTCCGACAGAATGGGAACGGCTTCGATGTCGATGGCTTTGCGCACGCCACACGCCTTTGGACCATCAGCCTCGAGATCTCGGTCCTCATGGCGCAGTTTCCCTCTAAGGAAATCGCCAAGCGGTCTTATCAGTTCCGCACGTTAGGTTTGGGTTACGCAAACATCGGCGGGTTGTTGATGGCAAATGGCATTGCCTACGACAGCAATGAGGGCCGAGCCCTCTGCGGCGCGATCACAGCCCTTATGACCGGAGTGTCCTATGCAACATCGGCCGAAATGGCGGAAGAACTTGGTGCCTTTCCCGGATATGAAACCAACAAAGCCGACATGCTGCGGGTTATCCGTAATCATCGGCGGGCCGCCTATGGCCATCAAGATGGATACGAGGGCCTGAGTATTCGGCCCGTTCCCCTGAATGGTGCAGACTGTCCCAACGCTGACATCACTTCTGCAGCTAAAAAAGCCTGGGACTCAGCACTTGAAACCGGCAATGAACATGGCTTCCGCAATGCACAAGTGTCTGTCATTGCGCCTACGGGCACCATCGGCCTTGTGATGGACTGCGACACGACGGGCATTGAACCCGATTTTGCCCTGGTGAAATTTAAAAAGCTTGCAGGTGGCGGCTACTTCAAAATCATGAACCGCATCGTCCCGCTTTCGCTTCAAACCCTGGGCTACACAGATACTCAGATTCAAGAGATTCAGGCATACGCCGTTGGTCACGCCAGTTTGGAAGATGCCCCAGGCGTAAACCACAAATCCCTGATGGACCGCGGCTTTGACGGCGATGCACTTGCGGCTGTTGAGGACGCGCTGGCAAATGCTTTCGACATTAAGTTTGTCTTCAACAAATACACACTTGGCGAAGAGTTCTGCACAGAGCGGTTAGGGTTAGACGCAGAAGACTTGAACCGTCTTGATTTTAATATGCTCCTAGCTCTAGGGTTCAAGACAGAAGAGATTGAAGCGGCCAACATTTATGCCTGTGGTGCCATGACCCTTGAAGGGGCACCCGGATTGAAGGATGAACACCTTCCGGTCTTTGATTGCGCCAATCCTTGTGGGCGAACCGGCACACGTTTTCTGTCTGCGGCAAGCCACATCGGGATGATGGCCGCCGCACAGCCCTTCATTTCAGGTGCGATCTCTAAAACCATCAATATGCCAAATACAGCAAGCATAGACGACTGCCGCAATGCTTACATTCAATCCTGGCAGCTTGGTCTTAAAGCCAACGCGCTCTATCGTGACGGCTCTAAACTCTCGCAACCCCTTGCCTCCGCTGTCTTTGATGAGGTGGGTGACGATGAAGACGACACAGCCTCAAGGATTGAAGATGTTGCCGCACAGTCAGCCCCTGCCCGCGCTGAAATTATTGCGGAGCGCATTGTAGAGCGGGTGGTTGCCAGAGAGCGTCTAAAACTGCCTGACCGCCGCAAAGGTTATACGCAAAAGGCGTTGGTCGGTGGCCATAAAGTCTATCTGCGAACGGGTGAATATGACGATGGCAACATCGGCGAGATCTTCATCGACATGCATAAAGAAGGGGCTGCGTTCCGCAGTCTCATGAACAATTTTGCAATCGCCATCTCAATCGGTCTGCAATACGGCGTCCCACTCGAAGAATACGTTGATGCCTTTACTTTCACCCGGTTCGAGCCGGCAGGCATGGTCGAGGGCAACAGCTCCATCAAAATGGCTACGTCGATTCTTGATTACATCTTCCGCGAACTTGCTGTCTCTTATTTGGGACGTTACGAACTCGGGCATGTAGAGCATGCGGATATTAAACCAGATGCCATGGGCGAAGGTGAAGCAGCAGAAAAACTACTGGAGATGGCAGAACGGACAGTATCGCAAGGCTATATCCGTTCGAGCAATCTGTATTTCCTGAACCCAGGCGACCAGCGCAAAGACAAAGTGGAAAGCGTTACCACAACAGAAACCATTATGACCCTTGATACGGCTGTAGGTGCATCATCGCATATGGGAACTGGGAGTTCTGGACAAACCGATGCCCGAGAAAGCAGAGCGTCGGTGATGGCAGGCCCGCCGCCATCTTCAGCCAATAGTGATAAAATGGCGGCCGTCACTAAGGCAAAAATGCAGGGTTACGAAGGAGATGCCTGCGGAGAGTGTGGTAACTTCACTTTAGTGCGTAACGGCACCTGCATGAAGTGCAACACCTGCGGCGCAACAAACGGCTGCTCTTAG